The proteins below come from a single Garra rufa chromosome 3, GarRuf1.0, whole genome shotgun sequence genomic window:
- the plag1 gene encoding zinc finger protein PLAG1 — translation MATVSPNDCPTTAEHCRVRKRRVEGKVRKNFSCQLCEKAFNSLEKLKVHSYSHTGERPYHCTHTDCTKAFVSKYKLLRHMATHSPEKTHKCSYCEKMFHRKDHLKNHLHTHDPNKEAFSCTECGKSYNTKLGFRRHQALHAAHRGDLTCQVCLQSYPSTPLLLEHLRGHAGKSATATKEKRHQCEHCERRFYTRKDVRRHLVVHTGRKDFLCQYCAQRFGRKDHLTRHVKKSHAHELLRVKAEPVDLMESQSSPTSGPLSLRYPIGHASYSPPPPLRAELESYLLELQAEDTPKLSASATVTGETTSSLDFLSPLFNFLPYNQGAGPTLGVAYGQEEGLLSTPMQDTPEPLSLLHTITHSHTLSQTNALTPSYTHPPSLNTTTTLPRFHQAFQ, via the exons ATGGCAACGGTATCTCCAAACGACTGCCCCACCACGGCAGAACACTGTCGAGTGAGGAAGAGGAGAGTAGAGGGGAAAGTGAGGAAGAACTTCTCCTGTCAGCTGTGTGAGAAGGCCTTCAACAGCTTGGAGAAGCTGAAGGTACACTCGTACTCCCACACTGGGGAAAGGCCGTATCACTGCACACACACTGACTGCACCAAGGCTTTCGTCTCCAAGTATAAACTCTTACG GCACATGGCCACACACTCACCAGAAAAGACACACAAGTGCAGCTACTGCGAGAAGATGTTCCACCGTAAAGATCACCTGAAGAACCACCTCCACACACACGACCCCAACAAGGAGGCTTTCAGCTGCACAGAATGCGGCAAAAGCTACAATACCAAACTAGGCTTTCGAAGGCACCAAGCCCTTCACGCCGCACACCGTGGAGACCTCACCTGCCAGGTGTGTCTGCAGTCATACCCAAGCACTCCCCTTCTGCTGGAGCACCTTCGTGGGCATGCAGGGAAAAGCGCTACCGCAACTAAGGAAAAGCGTCATCAGTGTGAGCACTGCGAAAGGCGTTTTTACACCCGTAAGGACGTGCGACGCCACTTGGTTGTGCATACAGGACGCAAGGACTTCCTTTGCCAGTACTGCGCACAACGATTCGGGCGTAAGGACCATCTTACCCGCCATGTTAAGAAAAGCCACGCTCATGAGCTGCTGAGGGTTAAGGCAGAGCCTGTAGATTTGATGGAGTCACAGTCCTCTCCAACATCTGGGCCTCTCTCTCTAAGGTATCCAATAGGTCATGCTTCTTACTCGCCACCGCCGCCGCTGAGGGCGGAGCTTGAAAGTTATCTCCTAGAGCTACAGGCTGAAGATACACCCAAGCTGAGTGCTTCTGCAACGGTGACTGGAGAGACGACATCGTCGCTGGACTTTCTGTCTCCACTGTTTAATTTTCTGCCTTACAACCAAGGGGCAGGGCCTACTTTGGGAGTGGCTTACGGCCAGGAGGAGGGGCTGCTGTCCACTCCTATGCAAGACACACCAGAGCCTCTTAGCCTCCTTCACACaatcacacattcacacacactgtCACAAACCAATGCACTCACTCCGAGTTATACTCATCCACCATCTCTGAATACAACCACCACCCTGCCTCGCTTCCACCAAGCCTTCCAGTAA